Proteins co-encoded in one Halococcoides cellulosivorans genomic window:
- a CDS encoding replication factor C small subunit: MSEAERAGRDAVWIEKYRPQRLEDIAGHEAIVNRVREYVANDDLSHMLFAGPAGTGKTTTAIAIARELYGDDWEEYFLELNASDERGIDVVRDRVKSFARTSFGGHNYRLIFLDEADALTSDAQAALRRTMEQFSDNVRFILSCNYSSQIIDPIQSRCAVFRFAQLADDALREQISHIAAEESIEVTEDGLDALVYVAGGDMRKAINGLQAAAAAGVTVDEDAVFEITATARPEIIEAMVENALDGDFTAARATLDRLLVDEGIAGGDVLDQLHRSVWQFDLDDEAAVHLLDRIGEADYRITEGASERIQLEALLAAVALDY; the protein is encoded by the coding sequence ATGAGCGAGGCCGAACGCGCGGGACGGGACGCCGTCTGGATCGAGAAGTACCGTCCCCAGCGCCTGGAGGACATCGCGGGCCACGAAGCCATCGTGAATCGCGTCCGCGAGTACGTCGCCAACGACGATCTGAGTCACATGCTGTTCGCGGGCCCGGCGGGGACCGGCAAGACGACCACCGCCATCGCCATCGCGCGCGAACTGTACGGCGACGACTGGGAGGAGTACTTCCTCGAACTCAACGCGAGCGACGAACGCGGCATCGACGTCGTGCGCGACCGGGTGAAGTCGTTCGCCCGGACCTCGTTCGGCGGGCACAACTATCGACTTATCTTCCTCGACGAGGCCGACGCGCTCACGAGCGACGCCCAGGCGGCGCTGCGCCGGACGATGGAGCAGTTCTCTGACAACGTCCGGTTTATCCTCTCGTGTAACTATTCGAGTCAGATCATCGATCCGATCCAGTCCCGGTGTGCAGTGTTCCGGTTCGCACAGTTGGCCGACGACGCCCTCCGCGAGCAGATCTCACATATCGCCGCCGAAGAGTCGATCGAGGTGACCGAGGACGGCCTCGACGCACTCGTGTACGTCGCCGGTGGGGACATGCGCAAGGCGATCAACGGCCTGCAGGCCGCCGCGGCGGCGGGCGTGACCGTCGACGAGGACGCCGTCTTCGAGATCACCGCGACCGCGCGCCCGGAGATCATCGAGGCGATGGTCGAGAACGCGCTCGACGGCGATTTCACCGCCGCCCGCGCCACCCTCGATCGCCTGCTCGTCGACGAGGGGATCGCCGGCGGTGACGTCCTCGACCAACTCCATCGGTCGGTCTGGCAGTTCGATCTCGACGACGAGGCGGCCGTCCACCTCCTCGACCGCATCGGTGAAGCCGACTACCGGATCACCGAGGGCGCGAGCGAGCGGATCCAACTCGAAGCGCTGCTCGCGGCGGTCGCACTCGATTACTGA
- a CDS encoding methyltransferase domain-containing protein yields MALVFVHDDRSYVLEPGERFECDQGVLEVPPDLSPGDTVETHLGTAFRARELRGPDFLEHFERTGAPMLPRDVGLIVGETGVSVSDRVLDAGTGTGILAATLGRAGADVLTFERDADFARVAADNMELADVGDRVSVVAGDVREVLDDEGFDLMTLDMGDAPTMIERAPELLVPGGFLAVYTPFVEHASDVVEAARDAGLNRVSCRETIRRELDVGDRGTRPSTAGVGHTGYLTIARRP; encoded by the coding sequence GTGGCGCTCGTTTTCGTCCACGACGACCGGTCGTACGTCCTCGAACCGGGCGAGCGCTTCGAGTGCGACCAGGGCGTGCTGGAGGTGCCACCGGACCTCTCGCCCGGCGACACCGTCGAGACCCATCTCGGCACGGCCTTTCGCGCTCGCGAGTTGCGCGGCCCCGATTTTCTGGAGCACTTCGAGCGCACGGGTGCGCCAATGTTGCCCCGTGACGTCGGCCTGATCGTCGGTGAGACGGGCGTCAGCGTCAGTGATCGCGTTCTCGACGCCGGCACGGGGACGGGCATCCTCGCGGCGACGCTCGGGCGAGCGGGTGCGGACGTACTCACGTTCGAGCGCGACGCCGACTTCGCCCGCGTCGCCGCCGACAACATGGAACTCGCGGACGTCGGGGATCGCGTCTCGGTCGTCGCGGGTGACGTGCGCGAGGTGCTGGACGACGAGGGGTTCGATCTGATGACCCTGGACATGGGCGACGCGCCGACGATGATCGAACGCGCGCCCGAGTTGCTCGTCCCCGGCGGGTTTCTCGCGGTGTACACGCCGTTCGTCGAGCACGCCAGCGACGTCGTCGAGGCAGCCCGTGACGCGGGGCTGAACCGCGTCTCCTGCCGGGAGACCATCCGGCGGGAACTCGACGTGGGCGATCGGGGGACTCGGCCCTCGACCGCGGGGGTTGGCCACACCGGCTATCTCACGATCGCGCGCCGGCCCTGA
- a CDS encoding nascent polypeptide-associated complex protein, with translation MFGGGGGNLDPRKLQQMMEQMGVDMEDIDATEVVIRTDDEDLVFDGPEVQKMVAQGQETYQIVGSPSVEESSGESGGSEADDGPDPDDVALVAQRAGVSEDDARDALEAEDGDLAGAVARLD, from the coding sequence ATGTTTGGAGGCGGCGGCGGAAATCTCGATCCGCGCAAACTGCAGCAGATGATGGAACAGATGGGCGTCGACATGGAGGACATCGACGCGACCGAAGTCGTCATTCGGACCGACGACGAGGACCTGGTCTTCGACGGGCCGGAGGTCCAGAAGATGGTCGCCCAGGGCCAGGAGACCTATCAGATCGTCGGGTCGCCCAGCGTCGAGGAGTCGAGCGGCGAGAGTGGGGGGAGCGAGGCCGACGACGGCCCCGACCCCGACGACGTCGCGCTGGTCGCCCAGCGCGCGGGCGTCAGTGAAGACGACGCTCGTGACGCACTCGAAGCCGAAGACGGCGACCTCGCGGGCGCGGTCGCACGGCTGGACTAG
- a CDS encoding PUA domain-containing protein, which produces MTESETEKLRAIATYQFGTGAGDALFPADEQRSIDYSSGGRPRQVHGPDGRIVSLGTDGRFTLGIEGGRRLQAALDAPRSRVVVGSESDPYVRDGRNAFAKFVRKVDPAIRPGDEVLVVTDEGLLAVGEAALSASECAAFETGVAVDVRESVA; this is translated from the coding sequence GTGACGGAATCGGAGACGGAGAAACTTCGGGCGATCGCGACCTACCAGTTCGGAACGGGGGCGGGCGACGCGCTGTTTCCGGCCGACGAACAGCGGTCGATCGACTACTCGTCGGGGGGCCGGCCGCGCCAGGTCCACGGCCCCGACGGCCGAATCGTCTCGCTGGGGACCGACGGCCGGTTCACCCTCGGGATCGAGGGGGGTCGCCGCCTCCAGGCGGCGCTGGATGCGCCCCGATCACGGGTCGTCGTCGGATCGGAGTCCGATCCGTACGTCCGGGACGGCCGCAACGCGTTCGCGAAGTTCGTTCGCAAGGTCGACCCCGCGATCCGGCCCGGCGACGAGGTGCTCGTCGTCACCGACGAGGGCCTGCTCGCGGTCGGGGAGGCCGCCCTCTCCGCGTCGGAGTGTGCGGCCTTCGAGACCGGCGTCGCCGTCGACGTTCGCGAGAGCGTCGCGTGA
- a CDS encoding LabA-like NYN domain-containing protein: MRQSTVHTGQRVAVLADAQNLYHTAQSVYSRKIDYAALLESAVDDRDLIRAIAYVIEANSPDEESFFEALEEIGFETRRKEIRTFGDGSKKADWDVGMSLDAVSLASKVDTLVLCTGDGDFARLCSHLTHEGVRVEVASFGASTADQLVEAAHTHYDLDDEADRFLL, from the coding sequence ATGCGACAGTCGACCGTTCACACGGGCCAACGAGTGGCCGTTCTTGCAGACGCACAGAATCTCTACCATACCGCACAGAGTGTCTACAGCCGGAAGATCGACTACGCGGCGTTGCTCGAATCTGCGGTCGACGACCGCGATCTGATTCGAGCGATCGCGTACGTCATCGAGGCGAACTCACCCGACGAGGAGAGCTTCTTCGAGGCGCTCGAAGAGATCGGTTTCGAAACACGACGGAAAGAAATTCGGACGTTCGGTGACGGGTCGAAAAAGGCCGACTGGGACGTCGGGATGAGCCTCGACGCGGTCTCGCTGGCCTCGAAAGTCGACACGCTCGTCCTCTGTACCGGTGACGGCGACTTCGCGCGGCTCTGTTCGCATCTGACCCACGAGGGCGTTCGCGTCGAGGTCGCGAGTTTCGGTGCCTCGACGGCGGATCAACTCGTCGAGGCGGCCCACACACACTACGATCTGGACGACGAGGCCGACCGCTTCTTGCTGTGA
- the aglJ gene encoding S-layer glycoprotein N-glycosyltransferase AglJ, producing the protein MPDRSDVCVLVPTYNESGAIEQVVTGFRDAGYETVLVIDGGSTDGTQSIAESAGARVIEQSGSGKGQAVREAIDHIEAPYILMVDGDATYRPEDADAMVEPLFEGRADHVVGDRFADMERGAMTRLNRAGNWLINHAFRAIHGRDLGDILSGYRAFTRASIERLSLSADGFGIETEMAVECIKHDLRTAVVPIRYECRPTEAETNLRPIRDGAVIGLTLYQMARTSNPLFYFGSLGLMTSTAGAGVGLYVAVEWITRSITHEIMAVLAAMGIIFGVQLLMFAVLSDVIVTLHRERMRRFEDLAARLDRLTGADARASTVEPPAFDGGQSDGDRSDDGSESTDDSAE; encoded by the coding sequence ATGCCGGACCGGAGCGACGTGTGCGTGTTGGTCCCCACGTACAACGAGTCCGGGGCGATCGAACAGGTCGTCACGGGCTTTCGGGACGCGGGCTACGAGACCGTCCTGGTGATCGACGGCGGATCGACCGACGGCACGCAATCGATTGCCGAGAGCGCGGGCGCACGCGTGATCGAACAGTCGGGTTCTGGCAAGGGCCAGGCCGTCCGCGAGGCGATCGACCACATCGAGGCCCCCTACATCCTGATGGTCGACGGCGACGCGACCTACCGCCCGGAGGACGCCGACGCGATGGTCGAACCGCTGTTCGAGGGGCGGGCGGACCACGTCGTCGGTGACCGGTTCGCGGACATGGAACGCGGCGCGATGACACGGCTCAATCGCGCGGGGAACTGGCTGATCAATCACGCCTTCCGTGCGATCCACGGCCGAGACCTGGGCGACATCCTCAGTGGCTATCGCGCCTTCACGCGCGCCTCGATCGAACGCCTCTCGCTGTCGGCCGACGGGTTCGGCATCGAGACCGAGATGGCCGTCGAGTGCATCAAACACGACCTCCGGACCGCCGTCGTCCCGATTCGCTACGAGTGTCGACCGACCGAGGCCGAGACCAACCTCCGCCCGATCCGCGACGGCGCAGTTATCGGACTGACACTCTACCAGATGGCCCGGACGAGCAACCCCCTGTTCTATTTCGGGAGTCTCGGACTGATGACATCGACTGCCGGCGCGGGCGTCGGCCTCTACGTCGCCGTCGAGTGGATCACACGGTCGATCACCCACGAAATCATGGCCGTGCTCGCGGCGATGGGCATCATCTTCGGCGTCCAGTTGTTGATGTTCGCGGTGCTCTCGGACGTGATCGTCACCCTGCATCGCGAGCGCATGCGGCGGTTCGAAGACCTCGCGGCCCGTCTCGACCGCCTCACTGGCGCGGACGCCAGGGCGTCGACCGTGGAGCCGCCTGCCTTCGACGGTGGCCAGTCGGACGGCGACCGGTCGGATGACGGATCCGAATCGACCGACGACAGCGCGGAGTAG
- a CDS encoding ribbon-helix-helix domain-containing protein, protein MPKISVEVPAELLADLDRHVGSEGKFVNRSEAIRASIRKHLDLLDDIDDRHDRLSDAGHPEGIDE, encoded by the coding sequence GTGCCGAAGATCAGCGTCGAAGTCCCGGCGGAACTGTTGGCCGACCTCGATCGTCACGTCGGCTCCGAGGGGAAGTTCGTGAATCGCAGCGAGGCGATTCGGGCGTCGATCCGCAAGCACCTCGATCTGCTCGACGACATCGATGACCGACACGATCGCTTGTCCGACGCCGGGCACCCGGAGGGCATCGATGAGTGA
- a CDS encoding queuosine precursor transporter, protein MSERAGASTAASPTIAQVVLIAVFVTALVTAQLTAAKVLAIELPVAIPFAGDGAGTLFLPGAALAYALTFLASDCYAELYGRRAAQIVVNVAFAMNFVVVALVLSTIALPASANSPVDPATFEAALGPSFAIVIASMAAYLVSQNWDVWVFHAIRDRTDGAQLWVRNLASTASSQAIDSVIFVVLGFVVVPALLGGRVMGLEAAAALVVGQYILKLAIAVLDTPVVYAVVALVRSQSPRPTPAPE, encoded by the coding sequence ATGAGTGAGCGTGCCGGGGCGAGTACCGCGGCGTCCCCGACGATCGCCCAGGTCGTCCTCATCGCGGTGTTCGTCACCGCGCTCGTGACCGCCCAGCTCACCGCCGCGAAGGTGCTCGCGATCGAGTTGCCGGTCGCGATTCCGTTCGCTGGCGACGGCGCGGGCACGCTCTTTTTGCCCGGGGCGGCGCTGGCGTACGCGCTGACCTTCCTCGCCTCGGACTGCTATGCGGAACTGTACGGCCGGCGCGCCGCGCAGATCGTCGTCAACGTCGCGTTCGCGATGAACTTCGTCGTCGTCGCGCTCGTGCTCTCGACGATCGCACTGCCCGCGAGTGCGAACTCACCGGTCGATCCCGCGACCTTCGAGGCCGCGCTGGGCCCGTCGTTCGCGATCGTGATCGCGAGCATGGCGGCGTATCTCGTCAGCCAGAACTGGGACGTGTGGGTCTTTCACGCGATTCGTGATCGCACGGACGGCGCGCAGCTGTGGGTTCGCAATCTCGCCTCGACGGCGTCGAGTCAGGCCATCGATTCGGTGATCTTCGTCGTGCTCGGCTTCGTCGTCGTGCCCGCACTGCTCGGCGGACGGGTGATGGGACTGGAGGCCGCGGCGGCGCTCGTCGTCGGGCAGTACATTCTGAAACTCGCGATCGCCGTCCTCGACACGCCGGTCGTCTACGCGGTCGTGGCACTGGTCAGATCGCAGAGCCCCCGACCCACTCCTGCGCCCGAGTGA
- a CDS encoding HNH endonuclease produces the protein MVPKSEGGTHALENLQTLCPVCHAEKHPDVDRLQRRARQFRQRNRPSTLFRAIAVLTVLPALLGLHRPAGTLDRYGRRIAVDRVEHAVGSAEGSDVTVEVMPTELWTADDASVQQLGRLRDLNGTGSTVRFVAWAGNDLPRMERDHQYRLFGARVDTYEGHDQLVLDSLTDIEQL, from the coding sequence ATCGTTCCCAAATCCGAGGGTGGCACGCACGCCCTGGAGAACCTCCAGACGCTGTGTCCGGTCTGTCACGCCGAGAAACACCCCGACGTCGACCGACTCCAGCGTCGCGCCCGCCAGTTTCGCCAGCGCAACCGCCCATCGACGCTGTTTCGGGCGATCGCCGTCCTGACGGTGCTCCCAGCACTGCTTGGCCTCCACCGGCCCGCTGGCACGCTGGATCGGTACGGGCGACGGATCGCGGTCGACCGCGTCGAGCACGCGGTCGGGAGCGCCGAGGGATCGGATGTCACCGTCGAAGTGATGCCGACGGAGCTCTGGACGGCGGACGACGCGAGTGTCCAGCAACTGGGGCGGCTCCGCGATCTGAACGGAACCGGTTCGACCGTCCGATTCGTTGCGTGGGCTGGCAACGATCTGCCCCGGATGGAGCGCGACCACCAGTATCGCCTCTTCGGAGCGCGGGTGGACACCTACGAGGGTCACGACCAGCTCGTTCTGGACTCGCTGACCGATATCGAACAGCTCTGA
- a CDS encoding DUF2237 family protein: MCPGAVPTRFNVDGDPLQPCSTTLSTGYQRDGHCTVVPGDHGAHHLCAELSQEFLEFSCEQGNDLVTPRPELDFPGLNPGDRWCLCVASWIEAHEAGVAPPVVLDATNETVSDAIDRETLDVHAVGD, from the coding sequence CTGTGTCCCGGAGCGGTCCCGACGCGGTTCAACGTCGACGGTGACCCACTGCAGCCGTGTAGCACGACCCTTTCGACGGGCTATCAACGCGACGGCCACTGTACGGTCGTCCCCGGCGATCACGGTGCGCATCACCTCTGTGCCGAACTCAGCCAGGAGTTTCTTGAGTTCTCTTGCGAACAGGGCAACGATCTGGTCACGCCACGCCCGGAGCTCGATTTCCCGGGACTGAACCCTGGCGATCGGTGGTGTCTCTGTGTCGCGAGCTGGATCGAGGCTCACGAGGCCGGTGTCGCGCCGCCGGTGGTGCTCGACGCGACCAACGAGACAGTCTCCGACGCGATCGATCGCGAGACGCTCGACGTCCACGCTGTCGGGGATTGA
- a CDS encoding DUF5915 domain-containing protein: MRKELDLDMDERIRVEIGVEDRVAAFVDEHRDLIAEEVRADAFEAVEDGLRETWEIEDTEAEIAIEALATADA; this comes from the coding sequence ATGCGCAAAGAGTTGGATCTCGACATGGACGAGCGCATTCGAGTGGAGATCGGGGTCGAGGATCGTGTGGCTGCCTTCGTCGACGAGCATCGCGATCTGATCGCCGAGGAAGTCCGGGCGGACGCGTTCGAGGCCGTCGAGGACGGACTCCGCGAGACCTGGGAGATAGAGGACACGGAGGCCGAGATCGCGATCGAGGCGCTCGCGACCGCTGACGCCTGA
- the ileS gene encoding isoleucine--tRNA ligase, with protein MDRFAEVSEQFDPQETRAEARAHWSAVDAYERTKAHRSDGESLYFLDGPPYTTGSAHMGTTLNKTLKDAYIRYFRMQGFDVTDRPGFDMHGLPIETKVEQKLDFENKGDIEAFGEDAFIDECKDYAEQRLDGLRADFESFGVWMDWDDPYKTIDPEYMEAAWWGFQRAHERDLVEQGQRSINQCPRCETAIANNEVERHTVEKPSIYVAFDLIDREGSLVIWTTTPWTIPANTFVAIDPEATYQAVSVGTGDDERLIYVAEACRDDVVEAAGYEDGEVRETLSGEDLVGWEYDHPLADLVGEAPAATHADGAGQVYAADYVESDRTGMVHSAPGHGEEDFERGQELDLPIFCPVGPDGVYTDAAGAYAGTFVRDANDRVIADLRERGRLLASESGHTVNEGQCWRCDTDIVRLVTDQWFITVTDVKEDLLDNIQDSEWYPQSARDGRFTDFVEDSPDWNVSRQRYWGIPIPIWTPTETVGGEPIAWDGDMSEVIVIGDRAELADRVDQSIDPDGVDIHKDTVDELTITEDGVIYTRVPDVFDVWLDSSVASWGSLGYPSDEDAFEELWPADVIIEAHDQTRGWFWSQLGMGTAALDQVPYESVLMHGHALMPDGRAMSKSRNITVEPGEVMEEYGADPMRLFLLSVTPQGDDMRFSYDECEAMERRLNILWNVFRFPLPYMRLDGFDPEATDLDAVAGDLDTVDRWVLSRLQSVIETSTESFENFRQDRAVGALLDFIVEDVSRLYVQEVRERMWEPADSPSKRAAYATLYHVLETVCRLLAPYAPHTAERIYQHLTGDAGHPTVHMCDWPAVDAAYQDASLDAEITAVRAAEEAGSNARQRAERKLRWPVPEVVVDPEDADLAAALDAHTDLLGERLNAREVRVLDAAEPWAELTYGADADMGALGPAFGADAEAVMQALNDARVDEPTIDALEAAVESATELEDVDLDESMVEIVRHSPDHVAESAFEALDGEGVVYVDCTITDDVESEGYAREVIRRIQEMRKDLDLDMDERIRVEISVDDRVAAFVEEHRDLIAEEVRADAFEAVEDGLRETWEIEDTEAEIAIESLAAADA; from the coding sequence ATGGACCGGTTCGCCGAAGTTTCCGAACAGTTCGACCCCCAGGAGACCCGGGCAGAGGCCCGGGCCCACTGGTCGGCGGTCGACGCCTACGAACGGACGAAAGCCCACCGATCGGACGGCGAGTCGCTGTACTTCCTCGACGGCCCGCCGTATACGACCGGGTCGGCACACATGGGGACGACACTGAACAAGACGCTCAAGGACGCCTACATCCGGTATTTCCGCATGCAGGGCTTCGACGTCACCGATCGGCCGGGCTTCGACATGCACGGCCTGCCGATCGAGACGAAAGTCGAGCAAAAACTCGATTTCGAGAACAAAGGCGACATCGAGGCGTTCGGTGAGGACGCCTTCATCGACGAGTGCAAGGACTACGCCGAACAGCGACTCGACGGGCTTCGTGCCGACTTCGAGTCGTTTGGCGTCTGGATGGACTGGGACGATCCGTACAAGACGATCGATCCCGAGTACATGGAGGCCGCGTGGTGGGGGTTCCAGCGCGCTCACGAGCGCGACCTGGTCGAACAGGGCCAGCGGTCGATCAACCAGTGCCCGCGCTGTGAGACCGCGATCGCGAACAACGAAGTCGAGCGTCACACCGTCGAGAAGCCCTCGATCTACGTCGCCTTCGATCTGATCGATCGCGAGGGGAGTCTCGTCATCTGGACGACGACGCCGTGGACGATCCCCGCGAACACGTTCGTCGCGATCGACCCCGAGGCGACCTACCAGGCCGTTTCGGTGGGGACGGGCGACGACGAGCGACTCATCTACGTCGCGGAGGCCTGTCGCGACGACGTCGTCGAGGCTGCTGGGTACGAGGACGGCGAGGTCCGCGAAACCCTGTCCGGCGAGGATTTGGTCGGGTGGGAGTACGACCACCCGCTCGCCGATCTTGTGGGCGAAGCCCCGGCCGCGACCCACGCCGACGGCGCGGGCCAGGTGTACGCCGCCGACTACGTCGAAAGCGACCGGACCGGGATGGTCCACTCCGCGCCGGGCCACGGTGAGGAGGACTTCGAGCGTGGGCAGGAACTCGACCTGCCGATCTTCTGTCCGGTCGGCCCCGACGGCGTGTATACCGACGCCGCTGGCGCGTACGCGGGCACGTTCGTCCGGGACGCCAACGACCGCGTGATCGCGGACCTCCGCGAGCGCGGTCGCCTGCTCGCGAGCGAATCGGGGCATACCGTCAACGAGGGGCAGTGCTGGCGCTGCGATACGGACATCGTCCGCCTGGTGACCGACCAGTGGTTCATCACGGTCACCGACGTCAAGGAGGATCTGCTCGACAACATCCAGGACAGCGAGTGGTACCCCCAATCGGCCCGCGACGGGCGCTTTACCGACTTCGTCGAGGACTCGCCCGACTGGAACGTCTCCCGGCAGCGCTACTGGGGAATCCCGATCCCGATCTGGACGCCCACGGAGACCGTCGGGGGCGAACCCATCGCGTGGGACGGCGACATGAGCGAGGTGATCGTGATCGGCGACCGCGCAGAACTCGCCGATCGCGTCGATCAGTCGATCGATCCCGACGGCGTCGACATCCACAAAGACACCGTCGACGAGTTGACGATCACCGAGGACGGCGTGATCTACACGCGCGTGCCCGACGTCTTCGACGTCTGGCTGGACTCCTCGGTCGCCTCGTGGGGCTCGCTGGGCTACCCCAGCGACGAGGACGCCTTCGAGGAGTTGTGGCCCGCGGACGTCATCATCGAGGCCCACGACCAGACACGCGGATGGTTCTGGTCGCAACTCGGCATGGGGACCGCCGCGCTCGATCAGGTGCCCTACGAGTCGGTCCTCATGCACGGGCACGCGTTGATGCCCGACGGTCGCGCGATGTCGAAATCGCGAAACATTACGGTCGAACCCGGCGAAGTCATGGAGGAGTACGGCGCGGACCCGATGCGCCTCTTTTTGCTCTCGGTCACGCCCCAGGGCGACGACATGCGCTTTTCGTACGACGAGTGCGAGGCGATGGAGCGCCGGCTGAACATCCTCTGGAACGTCTTTCGGTTCCCGCTGCCGTACATGCGACTCGACGGGTTCGATCCCGAGGCAACCGATCTCGACGCCGTCGCGGGCGACCTCGACACCGTCGATCGGTGGGTGCTCAGTCGGCTTCAGTCGGTCATCGAGACCTCGACCGAGAGTTTCGAAAACTTCCGGCAGGACCGCGCGGTCGGCGCGCTGCTCGACTTTATCGTCGAGGACGTCTCGCGGCTCTACGTCCAGGAAGTGCGCGAGCGGATGTGGGAGCCCGCCGATAGCCCGAGCAAGCGGGCCGCGTACGCGACGCTGTATCACGTCCTCGAAACGGTCTGTCGGTTGCTCGCACCGTACGCCCCCCACACCGCCGAGCGGATCTACCAGCATCTCACCGGCGACGCGGGCCACCCGACGGTGCACATGTGTGACTGGCCCGCGGTCGACGCCGCGTACCAGGACGCCAGCCTCGACGCCGAGATCACGGCCGTGCGCGCGGCCGAAGAGGCGGGGTCGAACGCCCGCCAGCGCGCCGAACGCAAACTCCGCTGGCCCGTCCCGGAGGTCGTCGTCGACCCCGAGGACGCCGACCTGGCGGCCGCACTCGACGCGCACACCGACTTGCTCGGCGAGCGTTTGAACGCCCGGGAGGTGCGCGTGCTCGACGCCGCCGAGCCCTGGGCCGAATTGACCTACGGGGCCGACGCCGACATGGGCGCGCTCGGGCCCGCCTTCGGGGCCGATGCGGAGGCCGTCATGCAGGCGCTGAACGACGCGCGCGTCGACGAACCGACGATCGACGCACTCGAAGCCGCCGTCGAGTCCGCGACCGAACTCGAAGACGTCGACCTCGACGAATCGATGGTCGAGATCGTCCGCCACTCGCCGGATCACGTCGCTGAGAGCGCCTTCGAGGCGCTCGACGGCGAGGGCGTCGTCTACGTCGACTGTACGATCACCGACGACGTCGAGAGCGAGGGGTACGCCCGTGAGGTGATCCGCCGGATCCAGGAGATGCGAAAGGATCTCGATCTCGACATGGACGAGCGCATCCGCGTCGAGATTTCGGTCGACGATCGGGTTGCGGCGTTCGTCGAGGAGCATCGCGATCTGATCGCCGAGGAAGTCCGGGCCGACGCTTTCGAAGCGGTCGAGGACGGCCTGCGCGAGACCTGGGAGATCGAGGACACGGAGGCCGAGATCGCGATCGAGTCGCTGGCGGCCGCCGACGCCTGA
- a CDS encoding DUF7860 family protein encodes MATHSSMAYGRWTRLGFATGALLFVVGVLGHLAVPAFTGPAPDWVGTLLFDMEVLGVLIALFVPLLFGIVLPLTE; translated from the coding sequence ATGGCAACACACTCGTCGATGGCGTACGGGCGCTGGACGCGCCTCGGGTTCGCGACCGGCGCACTGCTGTTCGTGGTCGGGGTCCTCGGGCATCTCGCGGTCCCCGCGTTCACCGGGCCGGCCCCCGACTGGGTCGGCACACTATTGTTCGACATGGAGGTACTGGGCGTGCTCATCGCGCTGTTCGTCCCGCTCCTTTTCGGGATCGTCCTCCCGCTGACGGAGTAA